The Lebetimonas natsushimae genomic sequence TACAGCTCAATGGCCCATTTTGCTAACGCAACGCTAAAATTTAACTAATAATTGCAAACAGGAGAGCCGTTAATAAAACGACAACTGCTTGTCGTTTTTAGGCTCGCACGGCGATGAATTTGTGCAAATTTGCACTTTATACGCCTGTAGCCCTAAGGGCTTGATACAATTTTTTGAACGCAAAATTTTTGCTAAATTTCGTACGATGTAATATTTTTACTTTTTCGTTATTTAGCCAGTGTCAAAAGTTATCCTTTTATTTTAAAAGCAAATATAATGCTGATAATTAAGAAAATAAAACTCACAACTCCCACTTTTTCAAGTCCTATCATATCACTTAATACACCTATTGAAAATGTGACAAATGCGGGAATTAGGAAAGCTAACATCATATAAACGCCGTTTAGGGCTGTTGAATTTTCATGATGGTGGATAATTGATAACATTACGGGACCTGTGGAGAATAGGCTAAGACCGAGTAAAATGAGAGGCAAATAAATCAAATGAAAATAGATAAATAGAGGCATTGAAACAATTGCGATTAAAGTAGAAAATATTAAAGTTTTTTTATAACCGAATTTATCTCCTATATTACCGGCTAAAAAAGTACCTAAAATTGCAAAAAACTGAAAAAATGAAAGTGAAATATTGGCTTTTGTTAAACTCTCTCCAATATGGGTTAAAAAAAGCGGCAAATAAAAAGCAAAAAATATTTTTGCAAAACTTTGAAAAAACATAAATGCTGAAATGGTCAGGAAAAAATTTTTATATTCCATAAAAATTTTAAAATCGGCTTTTTGTTTTGTTTTTGGTTTAAAATCCCCTTTTATGTCTTTTAGTTTCCACCATAAAAAAGCTGAAGCAAAAAAAGCAAAAAACACTGTTTTTAACAGTCCTTCAAGTCCCCAAATACTGACAGCGGCCGTTGCTATCAAAGGTGCTATAGTCCTTGCAAGTTCCCCTCCCACCATAAACATACTCATACCAAAGCCCATTTTAGGTGTAACTTCCTTTACGATACCGGGAGTTGCTATATGGAAAATCTGGGCTGAAATTCCGGCAAGAAATATCAAAATAAGTAATATTATGTAATTTGGCGCAATTCCTATAAGAGACATAAAAATTGCTGTAATACTTGGTGAGAGTATTGTGAAAATTCTTAAATCTTTTCTTGAAATTAAAAGTCCCAAATATGGATTAAAAAGTGCGGGTATTCTTCTTATTACATCAAGAATTGAAGCTTCTGTAACATTAAGGCCTAATTTTTGTATTAAAAGCGGTAATACCGGTGCAAGGAAAGAAGTGTAAATGTCATGTGTTAAATGTGCAAAGGAAAGGAGAAAAACATTAAATTTATTTTTCATAAATTGCCTTTTTTTAAGGCGAATTGTAGCAGAAAAATTATAATTTGATGTTTCTTATTCCGTAATTTTCCACTACAAAATCTATATCTTTATCCCCTCTGCCTGAAAGATTTACTAAAATAGTATCGTTTGGTTTTTCTTTTGCCAGTTTCATAGCAAAAGCAACTGCGTGGGCGCTTTCAAGAGCCGGAATAATACCTTCATACTGACTCAAGGCATAAAAAGCATCAACGGTTTCTTCGTCTGTGATTGCCGCTATATTTAATCTTCCGCTTTCTTTTAAAAATGCCTGTTCAGGCCCGACTCCCGGATAATCAAGTCCGCTTGCTATTGAATATACTGGGGCAGGGTTTCCGTTTTCGTCTTTTAGCATAATTGTATTAAATCCATGAATCACCCCTTCATCCCCAAACATAAGTGTTGCCGCATGTTCTCCTAGTTTTGTGCCTTTTCCCAAAGGTTCAACTGCATATAATTCCACTTCGTCATCAATAAATCCGCTGAATATTCCCATGGCGTTGCTGCCACCTCCTACACAGGCCACAACATTATCCGGTAAAAATCCTGTCATTTCCAAAAACTGCTCTTTTGCCTCAAATCCGACAACACTTTGAAAATCTCTTACCATCATTGGAAAAGGATGAGGGCCTACAACACTGCCTATTGCATATAAAGCTGTGTCAAGCTGTTTTACATAACTCTCAAATGCACTGTCGACCGCTTCTTTTAGTGTTTTGAGTCCATGTGTTGCGGGTACAACTTCAGCCCCTAAAATTTTCATTCTGACAACATTCGGATGCTCTTTTTCTATATCAACTTCACCCATATGAATTTCACATTCCAACCCGAAATATGCAGCTGCCGTTGCCAGGGCGACTCCGTGCTGGCCTGCCCCTGTTTCGGCTATAAGCTTTTTTTTGCCCAAATATTTGGCAAGAAGGGCTTCTCCCATGCAGTGGTTTAATTTATGTGCCCCCATATGGTTTAAATCTTCCCTTTTTAAATATATCTGGGCTCCTCCTATTGCGTCGGATAATCTTTTCGCATGATATACAGGTGTCGGTCTTCCCTGAAAATGTTTTTGAATTCTTCTGAGTTCGCTTATAAAATCGTGGGAGTGTTTAAGTTTAAGGTAAGCTTTTGTAATTTTTTCAAATTCCTCTTTTAAAATATCAGGAATATACGCACCACCAAATCTTCCAAAAAAACCTTCACTGTCAGGATATTTTTGTAAATGTGATTTTTTCATGGTAAGCCTTTTTTGCTAATTGTAGCAAAAAGAAGGAAAAAAGTTAATTTAAATTTAAAAATTCTTTAATTTCTTCCACTTTGTCTGTTTTTTCCCATGTAAACTCTTCTCTTCCAAAATGCCCGTAAGCTGCTGTTTTTCTGTAAATCGGTTTTAGTAAATCAAGGGTTTCAATAATTCCTTTTGGAGTTAAATTAAATATTTTTCTAACTGCATCTTCTATTTTTTTCTCATCCACTTTTGCGGTGCCGTGAGTATCCACATAAATACTGACCGGCTCAACCACACCGATTGCATAAGCAATTTGAACTGTAATTTTTTCAGCTGCCCCAGCTGCAACCAGGTTTTTTGCCACATATCTTGCTGCATACGCACCGCTTCTGTCAACTTTTGTCGGGTCTTTTCCACTAAATGCTCCTCCACCATGAGGAGCAGCTCCCCCATAAGTATCTACGATAATTTTTCTTCCAGTTAGTCCCGCGTCCCCCTGAGGGCCACCTATTACAAATTTTCCTGTAGGATTTATAAAATATTCTACATTTTTGCTTAGCATACTTGCAGGGATTACTTTTTTTATAACTTCTTCAATTACTGCTTCTTTTATTTCAGAATAGTTAATATCAGGTTCGTGCTGGGTGGAAACCACCACTTTTTCAACGCTCACAGGTTTTCCGTTTTGATATTTTACGCTCACTTGTGCCTTACCATCTGGTCTCAGCCACGGAATAATTGCTTCTTTTCTTGCAACTGCAAGTCTTTTAGTAAGTTTATGTGCAAGCATTATAGGAAGCGGCATAAGTTCAGGTGTTTCAGTACACGCATATCCAAACATCATTCCCTGATCGCCAGCTCCTATTTCTTCACCTCTTTCAACTCCTTGGCGTATATCAGGGCTTTGTTCCCCGACTCCGTTTAACACTCCGGCGGTTCTGTAATCAAATCCGAACCTTGCATCAGTGTAACCGATTTCTCTTATAACTTCTCTTGCAATTTCCTGCATTGGGGCATATGTTACGGTTTTAAGTTCACCTGCAATAATACAAAAACCGTTGCTTAAAAGTGTTTCACAGGCAACTTTTGCGTTTTTATCTCTTTCAATAATGTAATCAAGTATGGCATCACTTATTTGGTCTGCCATTTTATCCGGGTGGCCCTCGGTTACACTTTCACTGCTAAATAAATATTCCCTCATAAATTCTCCTTGTTTAATTTTACATTTTCAATTATTCATTAAATTGCATACTCCTATTTTGAAAGTGCTAAGACTAGCATTTTCAAAAGACAAGAATATGCAAATGTAATTATACAATTGAAAAATAAAAATGTAAAATTAAAAGGTACTGATTAAATATGTATAATTTTAAAATTTTAAAGATAAAAATATTACAGCAGAGTGTGATTTTCCTAAAGTATTACTCAAATTTTGCTAAAGATTGCAAGCAGGAGAAAGGTTGATAAAATGACAGCCACTTGTTGTTTTAAGGTTTGTACGGCGACGAATTTGTGCAAATTTGTACTTTATACGCCTATACAACCCAACCTATTAATTACAATTTTTTAAATGTAAAATTTTTGTTAAATATCAGAGCTTACATTTTTTCCGTTATTTAGTCAGGGTCAATTTAATTTTTGTTAATTTATGATAAAATTAAAAAAAAATTAAAGGGATAAAAATGTTCTTTTCAAAAAAAGATGAATCATGTGATTATTTAAAACGTTTTATTGAAGAAGAATATAAAAAAATATTTTCCGATGACAATTTAAATATAGAAGAAAAATTAAAAAAAATTTTAGAAACTAAAGATAATGAAATAGAAGAATGGAGATATTTTAAAACTCATTTTCCTGTTGCTTTTTTTGTTATTTCTCCTGAGAGAAAAATTATTGAATTTAATAAAGAATTTGAAAAACTGACTGGATTTAACGCTTATGAAATCAGTGGGAAAGGGGGTGCTGAAATTTTGTGGCCTCCAAATCCAAGTGAATGCAAAGTCTGTAAATTGGCAATGAAATATTTAAATGAAAGAAAAACCGGAATTGGGACTGCTGAAATTATTACAAAAGATGGCAAGAAACTTCCTGTATTCGTTTATGTGGAACCTCTGGTAATTAATGGCAGAGTTACAAAAGTTTTTATAATGCTTAGAGCAAGACTGATGGATATTAAAGAGAGAAAAGAATATATGCAAAAACAGATTGCTCCTATTAAAGAAATTTTATTGAAAATAGCAAACGGGGATGTAAAAGAGACTCTCACACTTGATAAAGACAATGAACTTAAAGAACTGGAAGAACCAATTAATAAAATTATTTTAACATTGAATGATATTGTTTCAAAAATTTTAAAATCGGCTAATAATGTAGTTAACATTGCAACTGATACCAAAAAAATTATAAGTGAT encodes the following:
- the trpB gene encoding tryptophan synthase subunit beta — protein: MKKSHLQKYPDSEGFFGRFGGAYIPDILKEEFEKITKAYLKLKHSHDFISELRRIQKHFQGRPTPVYHAKRLSDAIGGAQIYLKREDLNHMGAHKLNHCMGEALLAKYLGKKKLIAETGAGQHGVALATAAAYFGLECEIHMGEVDIEKEHPNVVRMKILGAEVVPATHGLKTLKEAVDSAFESYVKQLDTALYAIGSVVGPHPFPMMVRDFQSVVGFEAKEQFLEMTGFLPDNVVACVGGGSNAMGIFSGFIDDEVELYAVEPLGKGTKLGEHAATLMFGDEGVIHGFNTIMLKDENGNPAPVYSIASGLDYPGVGPEQAFLKESGRLNIAAITDEETVDAFYALSQYEGIIPALESAHAVAFAMKLAKEKPNDTILVNLSGRGDKDIDFVVENYGIRNIKL
- a CDS encoding MFS transporter is translated as MKNKFNVFLLSFAHLTHDIYTSFLAPVLPLLIQKLGLNVTEASILDVIRRIPALFNPYLGLLISRKDLRIFTILSPSITAIFMSLIGIAPNYIILLILIFLAGISAQIFHIATPGIVKEVTPKMGFGMSMFMVGGELARTIAPLIATAAVSIWGLEGLLKTVFFAFFASAFLWWKLKDIKGDFKPKTKQKADFKIFMEYKNFFLTISAFMFFQSFAKIFFAFYLPLFLTHIGESLTKANISLSFFQFFAILGTFLAGNIGDKFGYKKTLIFSTLIAIVSMPLFIYFHLIYLPLILLGLSLFSTGPVMLSIIHHHENSTALNGVYMMLAFLIPAFVTFSIGVLSDMIGLEKVGVVSFIFLIISIIFAFKIKG
- the metK gene encoding methionine adenosyltransferase, translated to MREYLFSSESVTEGHPDKMADQISDAILDYIIERDKNAKVACETLLSNGFCIIAGELKTVTYAPMQEIAREVIREIGYTDARFGFDYRTAGVLNGVGEQSPDIRQGVERGEEIGAGDQGMMFGYACTETPELMPLPIMLAHKLTKRLAVARKEAIIPWLRPDGKAQVSVKYQNGKPVSVEKVVVSTQHEPDINYSEIKEAVIEEVIKKVIPASMLSKNVEYFINPTGKFVIGGPQGDAGLTGRKIIVDTYGGAAPHGGGAFSGKDPTKVDRSGAYAARYVAKNLVAAGAAEKITVQIAYAIGVVEPVSIYVDTHGTAKVDEKKIEDAVRKIFNLTPKGIIETLDLLKPIYRKTAAYGHFGREEFTWEKTDKVEEIKEFLNLN